The DNA sequence AAGGGAATTGATTCGACCGTCAGAAAGACCAGCGGTGATCTAAAGGACAACGCATCCTTAGAGATCCGCGAGAAGATAATGACACATGGGAAGCAGTATGCAAAGACTGATTTTGATGTAGATTTAAACGGAAAAGGCTGCAGTGCAAATGTAGTATCCAGATCGGTTGCAAGAGATCAGTCCAGACAGGAATTCTATTCTACGATCAATGGCAATAATGAATGTAAGGGTCACAGTGAATGTGATGCGATCATTATGGATAGTGCAAGCGTATCGGCAAGTCCGAAGCTGACGGCAAATAACATTGATGCAAACCTGATCCATGAGGCAGCGATCGGCAAGATCGCAGGCGAGCAGCTGATCAAGCTGATGACACTTGGGTTGACAGAGGCAGAAGCGGAAGAGCAGATTATCAATGGATTTTTAAAATAAAAACGTTTACAATAAATCATATAACCTATTTGACATTAAAGGTAGATAGTGATAGTTTGTAAGAGTAAAAAATACAAATCATAAAATCATAGCGAGGTATCAAAAATGCAGGAAATGAAACCGATTAAAGAGGGTAAAGTACGTGAGATTTATGATAATGGTGACAGCCTTATCATGGTAGCAACAGACCGTATCAGTTGTTTTGATGTCATTTTAAAGAATATCGTTACAAAGAAGGGTACAGTCCTGACACAGATGTCCAAATTCTGGTTCGATATGACAGAAGATATTCTTCCAAACCATATGATCTCGGTTGACGTAAAGGATATGCCTGAATTTTTCCGGCAGGAGAAATTTGACGGAAACAGTATGATGTGCAAGAAGTTGGAAATGCTCCCTGTTGAGTGTATCGTTCGTGGTTATATCACAGGAAGTGGCTGGGCAAGCTACAAAGAAAACGGTACAGTATGCGGTATCAAGCTTCCGGAAGGATTAAAAGAATCCGATAAGCTTCCGGAACCGATCTACACACCTTCCACAAAGGCAGAGATCGGAGATCATGATGAGAATATCTCATACGAGCAGAGTGTTGAATATCTGGAAAAGAGATTTCCTGGCAAGGGCGAAGAATATGGCGCAAAGCTTCGTGACTATACAATCGCTTTATATAAGAAGTGTGCAGAATATGCATTATCAAGAGGTATCATCATAGCAGATACCAAGTTCGAGTTTGGTCTGGATGAGAATGGCAATATTGTTCTCGGTGATGAGATGCTCACACCGGACAGCTCCCGTTTCTGGCCTGCTGAAGGATATGAACCGGGACATGGTCAGCCATCCTTTGATAAGCAGTTTGCGCGTGACTGGTTAAAGGCAAATCCGGATAACAACTGGGAGCTTCCTGATGAGATCGTTCAGAAGACAATTGACAAATATCTTCAGGCATATGAGCTTCTCACAGGCAAGCCTTTAAAGTAATAGGAAAGTAATAGAATAGCACTTAATTTTATTAGGCGGTGTAGGTACGAAGTATTGTATTTATACCGCCTGAATTAATTTTCTGAATATTTGACAAAATGCCTGTAAAATCTGACAATTATGGGTTGACGCTTAAAAAATGGCATGCTATAGTCAGCTCATAAGAAATACAACAGATAAAAAATTACCAGGGGTTTTATGGTGATTATAATAAAAAGATGGAATCTTATTACAATGGGGTGGTAAGATTCCATCTTATTTTTTTGCGTTGTCAGGGAGATTCTCATTATAAGAAATCTCATTCTGTAAAGCGGAAATATGTCTGGGAGCTTGTTTCAGGACAAGGCTCCTGTGTATTATCTGAATGAATTATATGTCTCTCCGGCTTTCATTGTTATACCGCGAAGCTCAGCCATTTCGCTGATGGTTACAAGCTGATAACCATTTTTGATCAGTCTCGGAATAAATGTCTTTGATGCAATAGCTGTTGATTCATGCAGATCATGAACTAAGATGACAGCACCGTCATAAGCCCCATCTACTACTCTTGTGATCGTTGTAGGAGTACTTCTTGTTTCCCAGTCTCTGGTATCGACCGACCACAGGATCATCGGAAGCCCAACATTCTTTCGTACAGTTTCGTTAATACAGCCACCGGGTGGACGCATCAGTGTAGGTGCTACACCGATTGCACGGACAATGGCGTCTGATCCTTTTTTGATCTCATCTTTGATGCCGGCTGCCGATAATTGGTTGAGCCATGCATGGTCATAAGTATGAGTACCAATCTCGCAGCCCAGGTTATATGCCCGTTTTACATAGGATGGATAAGCAGGAACACGGTTGCCGACAACGAAGAAGGTTGCAACGGCATCATATTTTTCCAGAGTATTCAGTACGATAGGAGTATAAGGAGATGGTCCATCGTCAAATGTCAGAGCTACCATTTTCTTATTTCCATCTACGGTACGGTAGATAGCACCATTTTTATCTGTGTAGTACAGACAGTTACCGATTCTGAATTTTCCGGTTTCAATCACTCCGGATGCATCGGCATAGTACCATTTGTTACCTGTCTTGAATTTTCCGGTCTGGATCACGCCTACTGCATTTGCATAGTAGGTAGAATTTCCAATCTTAAACAGTCCGGTTTTAAGGACACCTGAATTAGTTGCATAGTATGTGTTATGACCGATTTTGAATTTGCCGGTTCGTATTACGCCTTTATCAGTAGCATAGTATCTTTTGTTACCGACTTTGAATGCTCCGGTTTTGATCGCACCTTTTTCTGTTGCATAGTATAGTTTATTATTGATTTTGAACTTTCCGGTGTATACATGACCGTTTTTTTTGAAATAATACCAGTGCTTTTTTATCTTGTGTTTTCCGGTATAAGCAGCACCGCTTTTTCCGAAATACATACGGGAATTTTTCGGAGTGATCTTCCAACCGGTCTTGATAACACCGCTGGTTGTTCCGGTATAATATCGTTTGCCTGTTTTGTAATCCTTACAGAAGCCTTTTAGCATGCAGCCCTTATCTGAAAAGATATAAGTCTTTTTGTTTATTGTCTTTTTTCCGGTAACTGCGGTTCCGTTCTTTTTCAGATAATATTTATTACCTGCCTTTGTCGTGTACCAACCGTTTGTCACCATGACTCCGGTTGCAGGATTAAAGCAGTATGTATATTCCCCTATGTATTGTCTCCCCTTTAAGGATTTTCCATTTACATAATAGTGTGTACCGTCTGCTTCCTTCATAAATCCGTTTTTTACAACAGGAATTTCTTCTGCAGAATCCGGAGTGACAGGAGCTGCTTTACTGACCGATGGATGACAGAAGAGAAGTGTAGCCGAGATAAGTAACAGCGACAGAATCAGAAATCTGAATCTGTGCCATTTTTGTAAATTGCATTTCATTCGTATTCCTCCTTTTTATTCAGATACGATAAGCCGTATCTGATGCGCAAGCAACATACTAACACAAATAATTTAGCGTTTCCATAGAAAAAGTCCTTAAATATCGGTAAAAAGTGCATAACATGTTTTTGTAATGTTCTTCTAACAGAATGGTAACAGAATATCAATAAAAAGCCTATTTTAGAAAACATAAGCAGATAAAGATAATGCTGATAAAGACGCAAATACAGAAAAGATATAACTTGCATGTAAAATGTGAGATGAGTATAATTCATTATTGGATAAAAAAGAAAGCAGGAATATTGTGTTTAAACATAAGAAAAAACGGGATACAAGTACATATTTATTTTCAAATAAAGATCTGGTCAGATTATATGTGCCATTGATCATTGAACAGATGCTTGCGATGTTAGTCGGACTTGCGGATTCGATCATGGTATCTTCGGTAGGGGAATCGGCTGTTTCGGGTGTATCGCTGGTAGACAGTTGTTTTCAGTTGATCATCAACCTCTTTGCAGCACTTGCGACTGGGGGTGCGGTTACGGTCGGACAGTATCTGGGACAGAAGAATAAAGAAAAGGCGGGAGAGGCAGCTACACAGCTCATATGGTTTTCGTTGATCCTGTCGCTCGGAGTCATGACGCTAATGTATGCAGGCAAGGGATTGATCCTAAATCATGTGTTTGGTCAGATCGAAGCAGATGTATATGGTCATGCAGATACTTATATGATGATCGTAAACGCATCGATTCCGTTTCTGGCACTTTATAATGCCGGTGCGGCTATTTTCCGTTCCATCGGTAATTCTAATATATCCATGCGGGTATCTCTGATCATGAACGGGATCAATGTAGCGGGAAATGCCATTTTGATCTATGCATGCAAATGCGGAACGGAAGGCGTTGCGATTCCTACCCTGGTTTCCAGACTTGCGGCAGCGGTTATTATGATCATATTGCTGATTCCGAAGAAAAGTGCACAGGCGAAGCAGGACAGTACACGTATTTATATAAAGAAAAGTCTGCATTATCGGGCAAACTGGCATATGTTAAAAAGCATTCTGTTGGTAGGTATTCCAAACGGACTGGAAAACAGTATGTTCCAGCTTGGTAAGATCCTTGTGCTCAGCCTTGTCTCAACATTTGGCACATATGCGATCGCTGCAAATGCAGTCGGTAATGTAATTGCCGGATTCCAGTTGATGGCGGGTATGGCGGCATCCCTTGCCATGGTCACAGTAGTATCAAGATGCGTGGGAGCAGGAGATTACGAGCAGGCAAAATATTATACGATCAAAGTTCTGACCATGGCATATATATGTATCATAGTTACGGTATTGTTTACATTTGCGGTTCTTCCTCTGGTCATGAAAGCGTATGGACTATCTTACGAAGCGCAGTCTGCTGCCGAGAAGATCCTGATGCTTCATGGTATCGCGGCATCTACGATCTGGCCGGTAGCATTTACGCTTCCATGTACATTCCGTGCAGCCGGTGATGTTAAGTATAGTATGATCGTTTCCATTTGTACGATGTGGATCTGTCGTATCGTGTTCAGTTATGTGCTCGGCAAATATATGGGTATGGGTGTATTCGGTGTCTGGGTCGCTATGATCATGGATCAGTTCGTACGTGGCGTGCTGTTCATCCGGCGGTACCTGAGCGGCAGATGGATCGGCAAAAAGGTAATCTGACCGTATGCGGCATAATATGAGTAAGTTCGTAGAAAAAGTAGAATTTTTCAGATGACAGATGACTGCTTGGTATGCTATATTAGAAAAGTGTTTGTTCTATGAGAGAATTTGGAGAAGCTTCCATAGAATCTAAGAGGATAACAAATAAATCAGAAAGAGTCTGTGATATACAGACAGGGGTAAACAAAACATGGAAAAGAAACGTAATACTTTTTCCGGCTCGCTTGGATTTGTTCTGGCGGCCGCGGGAAGCGCAGTAGGACTAGGAAATATCTGGCGTTTTCCATATCTTGCAGCAAAGGATGGCGGTGGACTGTTCCTGGTTATATACCTGATCCTTGCACTGACATTTGGATATACACTTTTGGTGACAGAAGTATCAATCGGTCGGAAGACCAAGCAGAGTCCGCTTACCGCTTATAAGAAGCTGAATAAGAAATGGGGATTTCTGGGAATCATTGCCAGTCTGGTTCCGGTTATTATTTTCCCATATTACATAACGATCGGTGGCTGGGTTGTCAAATATTTCCTCGCATTTTTAACCGGTAAGGGTACAGAGGCAGCGCAGGACGGTTATTTTACAGGCTTTATTACATCAGATATCGAACCGGTCATTTTGATGTTGATATTTCTTGCCGTTACGGCATTTATCGTATTTCGTGGTGTTAATAAAGGAATTGAATCTTTTTCCAAGATCATCATGCCGTTACTGATCATTCTGGTTATAGGAATCGCAATCTTCTCCATAACGATCAAAAAGACCGGAGATGATGGGATTGTCAGAACCGGTGTAGAAGGTTTGAAATTATATCTGATTCCGAATCTGGACGGACTTACTGTGAAAAGCTTCTTTACGGTATTATTGGATGCAATGGGACAGTTATTCTTCAGTCTGTCTGTTGCCATGGGTATTATGATTGCTTATGGTTCTTATGTAAAAGATGATGCAGCTCTTAATAAATCAGTTGGACAGATTGAGATTTTTGATACGGTTGTAGCATTCCTTGCGGGCGTTATGATCATTCCTGCTGTATATGTATTCTCAGGAACAGAGGGAATGGCACAGGGTCCAAGTTTGATGTTCGTATCACTTCCGAAAGTATTTGCCCAGATGGGTAAGGCGGGAAATGTGATCGGTTGTCTGTTCTTCGCAATGGTATTATTTGCGGCATTTACCAGTGCAGTGTCTGTCATGGAAGCAATCGTGGCAAGTATCATGGATGAATTCCATACAAGCAGAACAAAGGCCGGTATTATTGAGTTGATCGTTGCGATCATTGTTGGAACGATCGTATGTCTTGGATATAACAAGCTGTACTTTGAAGTAAAGCTTCCAAACGGATCGATCGCACAGATCCTTGATATCATGGATTACATCAGTAATAACATTATGATGCCGATCGTAGCAATCGGAACCTGTATCCTGATCGGATGGATCTCCAAACCGCAGACGGTTATCGAAGAAGTGCAGAAGAACGGAGAAAAATTCAGCAGAAAAGGTCTGTATGTGGTTATGGTGAAATTCATAACACCGATCCTGTTGTTTATCCTGTTCTTAAAGTCGATAGGTTTATTGACATTTATTTAAAACTGTAAAATAAAATATAAATAATTTGTCAGCAATATTAAGTTTTCAAATGAATATTATCTAATATAGACCGATCGTCGGAAGCCGGATATTAAATCTTGCATCGACGGTCGGTTTTGCAATATGAAATATATTGAAGAATCTGTGGCAGACAGACCTCAAATGATAGAAAAATACAGATAAGAAAAAAACAGGTCATGGCATAAATAACAGTATTCCGCTATAATAAGGAAACAGAGGAGAGATGATTCATATAATAAATGGAAATAATTTATGGAGCGTGAATATATATGATATTAAGTTTAATTGTTGGTCTGGGACTGCCGCTTCTTGGAACGACGGCAGGAGCAGCCTGTGTATTTTTTATGAAGAAACAGATGAATCTGTTATTGCAGAAAGCATTGTCTGGATTTGCGGCGGGTGTTATGGTGGCTGCATCTATCTGGAGCCTGCTGATCCCGGCGATGGAGCAGTCGGAAGCAATGGGGAAGCTTGCATTTCTTCCGGCAACTATCGGTTTCTGGCTGGGAATTATATTTTTATTACTGATCGATACTCTGATGCCACATTTGCATATTGACAGTAAGGAGGCAGAGGGGGTCAAGAGCAATTTCAAACGTACGACTATGATGGTATTTGCGATCATCATACATAATATTCCGGAAGGAATGGCAGTCGGTGTTGTCTATGCCGGATGGATCAGTGGCAACACGAACATTACGTTGACGGCGGCACTTGCATTATCCATCGGTATTGCGATCCAGAATCTTCCGGAGGGAGCAATCGTGTCAATGCCGCTTTGTTCGGAAGGCTGCAGTAAACCGAAAGCATTTGGCTATGGATTCTTTTCCGGTATCGTAGAGCCGATCGCAGCTCTGCTTACGATCGCACTTTCTTCGATCATGGTGCCGGTGCTTCCGTATTTTCTGGGATTTGCGGCAGGAGCTATGCTATATGTTGTCGTTGAGGAATTGATACCGGAGATGGCAGAGGGTGAGCATACGAATCTTGGTACGATCATGTTTGCGGTAGGATTTTCATTGATGATGGTGCTTGATGTAGCACTTGGATAAGAGAACAGTCAGAACGTGAAAATGCAGGATATGGTTATTGTAAAAGGATAACTATATGCTGCATTTTTATGATTTGTATAACTATATAACTGCATTTTTATGGCAGTTGATATTTTCTGAGTGTTCCACTATACTATTATTAAGTATAGATTGAAGCATAACAAAGGTCTGCTCACGGATATATTGATTTTATAGAACACACGAGGCAGATCAGATGATTGTACAGGAAGAAGAATTATATAGCAGAAGAAAAGAGGCAGATACAAGTGTATGATGTAAAATCATTAAAAGCAGAAGAATTTATTTCAGATGAAGAGATCAGAGAGACATTGACATATGCCGATGCGAATAAAGATAACGTACATATCGTTGATGAGATCCTTGCAAAAGCCAGACTAAAAAAGGGCTTGACGCACAGAGAAGCGTCCGTGCTGCTGGCCTGTGAGATGCCGGATAAGATCCGGGAGATGTATGATCTGGCAAGGGAGATCAAGGAAGATTATTACGGGAATCGTATCGTGTTATTTGCGCCGCTGTATTTGTCCAATTATTGTGTGAATGGATGCGTTTACTGTCCATACCACAGCAAGAATAAACATATTGCAAGAAAGAAGCTGACCCAGGAGGATATTGTAAGAGAGGTTACCGCACTTCAGGATATGGGACACAAGCGTCTGGCGATCGAAGCCGGTGAAGATCCTGTGAATAATCCGATCGAATATATTCTGGAATGTATTAATACAATTTACAGTATCAAACATAAGAACGGCGCAATCCGCCGTGTCAATGTCAATATAGCAGCGACAACAGTTGAGAATTATACGAAGTTAAAGGATGCAGGCATCGGAACCTATATCCTGTTTCAGGAGACTTATCATAAGGAAAGCTATCTGAAATTACATCCGACAGGTCCGAAGCATGATTACGATTACCACACCGAAGCCATGGATCGTGCCATGGAAGGCGGTATCGATGATGTAGGACTTGGTGTACTGTTCGGACTGGAAATGTACCGGTATGAATTTGCAGGTTTACTGATGCATGCAGAGCATCTGGAAGCGGTTCATGGGGTAGGTCCGCATACGATCAGTGTTCCGAGGATCAAACGTGCAGATGATATCGACCCGGATGTATTCGATAACGGAATCAGTGACGATACATTTGCAAAGATCTGCGCACTGATCCGTATCGCAGTACCATATACAGGAATGATCATATCTACCAGAGAGAGTCAGGCAGTTCGTGAGAAAGTGTTGCCGCTTGGTGTTTCACAGATCAGCGGAGGTTCAAGAACAAGTGTAGGTGGATATGATATCCCGGAGACATCAGAAGATATCACATCGGCACAGTTTGATGTCAGTGATACAAGAACGCTGGATCAGGTTGTGAACTGGCTGATGAAGATGGATTATATACCAAGCTTCTGTACAGCATGTTACAGAGCAGGAAGGACCGGAGACCGTTTTATGGCACTCTGTAAGAATATGCAGATCTTAAACTGCTGTCATCCAAATGCCCTTATGACGCTTAAGGAATATCTGGAAGACTATGCAAGCTCTGAGACGAAGCAGATCGGTCTGAAACTGATCGAACGTGAGCTTGCGCGGATTCCGAATGAGAAGGTCAGACAGATCACAGCGGATCATATACATGATATCGCAGAAGGTCAGAGAGACTTCCGTTTTTAACAGATGATCGAAATAAGAGCTCCATACAGATAAAAGAGATTGCAGATAAATGCTGAAGCAGACAGCGTATAACAACAGGGAGGGCAGCACATGGCAGGGTTAAATGAGACACCATCCGGAAATCGACTTCATATCGGAGTATTTGGAAAGACAAACAGTGGAAAATCATCCTTTATCAACCGGTTTTCCGGGCAGAATATATCAATTGTAGCAGATGTTGCAGGAACGACGACCGATCCTGTATATAAAGCGATGGAGGTCTATCCGCTCGGCCCTTGTACACTGATCGATACAGCAGGTTTTAATGATGAAACAGAACTGGGGGGGAAACGCTTAGAGAAGACAAAGCTTGCAGCGGAAAAAACAGATATAGCGATCATATTACTTACAGATACCGATATGGACGAGGAACTTCACTGGTATGAATATTTCAGAGAAAAGAAGACTTCTGTCATATGGGTAATCGGTAAGGCAGATATCCGGAATGATACAGAGAAGATAAATGAAAAGCTGTATCAACAGACGGGACAGCATGCAGTTATAGTCAGTGTCGCGACAGGAGCCGGTATGGATCAGGTAAGAAAAGAGCTTGTGCGGAACCTGCCGGAGCAATATGGTGCTTCTTCGATCCTCGGAGAGCTGGTAACAAAGAGAGATCTGGTTATGCTGGTTATGCCGCAGGATATTCAGGCACCGAAGGGCAGACTGATCCTGCCACAGGTGCAGACACTGAGAGAATTGTTAGATAAAAAATGTCTTGTTATGAGTGTGACAACAGATCAGTATGTAGAAGCTTTATCCCATCTGACGGAAGCACCGAAGCTTATCATAACGGATTCTCAGGTATTTGCCTATGTCTATGAGCATAAGCCGGAAAACTCCATGCTGACATCCTTTTCTGTGTTATTTGCCGCATATAAGGGAGATATCGAATATTATATAGAGGGGGCAAATGCGATAGGAAAGCTGAATGGGGAATCCCATGTGCTGATTGCAGAGTGCTGTACACATGCACCGTTAAAAGAAGATATCGGACGGGAAAAGATTCCTAAGATGCTGCGGAAACGGTATGGAGAAACCATGAAGATCGATATAGTCAGCGGAAC is a window from the Lachnospiraceae bacterium GAM79 genome containing:
- a CDS encoding MATE family efflux transporter, coding for MVFKHKKKRDTSTYLFSNKDLVRLYVPLIIEQMLAMLVGLADSIMVSSVGESAVSGVSLVDSCFQLIINLFAALATGGAVTVGQYLGQKNKEKAGEAATQLIWFSLILSLGVMTLMYAGKGLILNHVFGQIEADVYGHADTYMMIVNASIPFLALYNAGAAIFRSIGNSNISMRVSLIMNGINVAGNAILIYACKCGTEGVAIPTLVSRLAAAVIMIILLIPKKSAQAKQDSTRIYIKKSLHYRANWHMLKSILLVGIPNGLENSMFQLGKILVLSLVSTFGTYAIAANAVGNVIAGFQLMAGMAASLAMVTVVSRCVGAGDYEQAKYYTIKVLTMAYICIIVTVLFTFAVLPLVMKAYGLSYEAQSAAEKILMLHGIAASTIWPVAFTLPCTFRAAGDVKYSMIVSICTMWICRIVFSYVLGKYMGMGVFGVWVAMIMDQFVRGVLFIRRYLSGRWIGKKVI
- the hydF gene encoding [FeFe] hydrogenase H-cluster maturation GTPase HydF, translating into MAGLNETPSGNRLHIGVFGKTNSGKSSFINRFSGQNISIVADVAGTTTDPVYKAMEVYPLGPCTLIDTAGFNDETELGGKRLEKTKLAAEKTDIAIILLTDTDMDEELHWYEYFREKKTSVIWVIGKADIRNDTEKINEKLYQQTGQHAVIVSVATGAGMDQVRKELVRNLPEQYGASSILGELVTKRDLVMLVMPQDIQAPKGRLILPQVQTLRELLDKKCLVMSVTTDQYVEALSHLTEAPKLIITDSQVFAYVYEHKPENSMLTSFSVLFAAYKGDIEYYIEGANAIGKLNGESHVLIAECCTHAPLKEDIGREKIPKMLRKRYGETMKIDIVSGTDFPDDLTGYDLIIQCGGCMFNRKYIMSRIDHAKEQQKPMTNYGVTIAYLTGILDKVVVPRF
- a CDS encoding ZIP family metal transporter, encoding MILSLIVGLGLPLLGTTAGAACVFFMKKQMNLLLQKALSGFAAGVMVAASIWSLLIPAMEQSEAMGKLAFLPATIGFWLGIIFLLLIDTLMPHLHIDSKEAEGVKSNFKRTTMMVFAIIIHNIPEGMAVGVVYAGWISGNTNITLTAALALSIGIAIQNLPEGAIVSMPLCSEGCSKPKAFGYGFFSGIVEPIAALLTIALSSIMVPVLPYFLGFAAGAMLYVVVEELIPEMAEGEHTNLGTIMFAVGFSLMMVLDVALG
- a CDS encoding polysaccharide deacetylase family protein, producing MKCNLQKWHRFRFLILSLLLISATLLFCHPSVSKAAPVTPDSAEEIPVVKNGFMKEADGTHYYVNGKSLKGRQYIGEYTYCFNPATGVMVTNGWYTTKAGNKYYLKKNGTAVTGKKTINKKTYIFSDKGCMLKGFCKDYKTGKRYYTGTTSGVIKTGWKITPKNSRMYFGKSGAAYTGKHKIKKHWYYFKKNGHVYTGKFKINNKLYYATEKGAIKTGAFKVGNKRYYATDKGVIRTGKFKIGHNTYYATNSGVLKTGLFKIGNSTYYANAVGVIQTGKFKTGNKWYYADASGVIETGKFRIGNCLYYTDKNGAIYRTVDGNKKMVALTFDDGPSPYTPIVLNTLEKYDAVATFFVVGNRVPAYPSYVKRAYNLGCEIGTHTYDHAWLNQLSAAGIKDEIKKGSDAIVRAIGVAPTLMRPPGGCINETVRKNVGLPMILWSVDTRDWETRSTPTTITRVVDGAYDGAVILVHDLHESTAIASKTFIPRLIKNGYQLVTISEMAELRGITMKAGETYNSFR
- a CDS encoding sodium-dependent transporter, producing MEKKRNTFSGSLGFVLAAAGSAVGLGNIWRFPYLAAKDGGGLFLVIYLILALTFGYTLLVTEVSIGRKTKQSPLTAYKKLNKKWGFLGIIASLVPVIIFPYYITIGGWVVKYFLAFLTGKGTEAAQDGYFTGFITSDIEPVILMLIFLAVTAFIVFRGVNKGIESFSKIIMPLLIILVIGIAIFSITIKKTGDDGIVRTGVEGLKLYLIPNLDGLTVKSFFTVLLDAMGQLFFSLSVAMGIMIAYGSYVKDDAALNKSVGQIEIFDTVVAFLAGVMIIPAVYVFSGTEGMAQGPSLMFVSLPKVFAQMGKAGNVIGCLFFAMVLFAAFTSAVSVMEAIVASIMDEFHTSRTKAGIIELIVAIIVGTIVCLGYNKLYFEVKLPNGSIAQILDIMDYISNNIMMPIVAIGTCILIGWISKPQTVIEEVQKNGEKFSRKGLYVVMVKFITPILLFILFLKSIGLLTFI
- a CDS encoding phosphoribosylaminoimidazolesuccinocarboxamide synthase, with translation MQEMKPIKEGKVREIYDNGDSLIMVATDRISCFDVILKNIVTKKGTVLTQMSKFWFDMTEDILPNHMISVDVKDMPEFFRQEKFDGNSMMCKKLEMLPVECIVRGYITGSGWASYKENGTVCGIKLPEGLKESDKLPEPIYTPSTKAEIGDHDENISYEQSVEYLEKRFPGKGEEYGAKLRDYTIALYKKCAEYALSRGIIIADTKFEFGLDENGNIVLGDEMLTPDSSRFWPAEGYEPGHGQPSFDKQFARDWLKANPDNNWELPDEIVQKTIDKYLQAYELLTGKPLK
- the hydG gene encoding [FeFe] hydrogenase H-cluster radical SAM maturase HydG, with the protein product MYDVKSLKAEEFISDEEIRETLTYADANKDNVHIVDEILAKARLKKGLTHREASVLLACEMPDKIREMYDLAREIKEDYYGNRIVLFAPLYLSNYCVNGCVYCPYHSKNKHIARKKLTQEDIVREVTALQDMGHKRLAIEAGEDPVNNPIEYILECINTIYSIKHKNGAIRRVNVNIAATTVENYTKLKDAGIGTYILFQETYHKESYLKLHPTGPKHDYDYHTEAMDRAMEGGIDDVGLGVLFGLEMYRYEFAGLLMHAEHLEAVHGVGPHTISVPRIKRADDIDPDVFDNGISDDTFAKICALIRIAVPYTGMIISTRESQAVREKVLPLGVSQISGGSRTSVGGYDIPETSEDITSAQFDVSDTRTLDQVVNWLMKMDYIPSFCTACYRAGRTGDRFMALCKNMQILNCCHPNALMTLKEYLEDYASSETKQIGLKLIERELARIPNEKVRQITADHIHDIAEGQRDFRF